From a region of the Haematobia irritans isolate KBUSLIRL chromosome 4, ASM5000362v1, whole genome shotgun sequence genome:
- the LOC142234427 gene encoding uncharacterized protein LOC142234427 — protein sequence MAGVLPVRDPSPNGPSRHNRRHRPAHWQYACGLCQDDHPIRSCAFFRRQTPYQRYETVERRSYCRNCLARSHLAPDCPVLTACRECNLRHHTMLHGAPQLRETFGRYTPPPVELPYHRSSVFIPTAQVDMMAEESEDWASVRVLLCQAATHTRVAASTVTRLRIPTREKDGRTFATIRLRARRYGSRLVYKLKALVTRDLPRRPYSDPILEDPATNMEAHELADIDPRGNESIDVEVGASAYAYLRRDGVVQTGLGRVFAQLTDWGYVFVGPVSSPTEVSNQ from the coding sequence ATGGCCGGAGTATTACCAGTTCGCGACCCATCACCAAATGGACCCTCTCGCCACAATCGTCGACACCGACCTGCGCACTGGCAGTATGCATGTGGGCTGTGCCAAGACGACCACCCAATCAGGTCATGTGCTTTTTTCCGTCGACAGACCCCTTACCAGCGGTATGAGACTGTGGAGAGGCGCAGCTACTGCCGTAACTGCTTGGCGCGCAGTCATTTGGCTCCAGACTGCCCAGTCCTCACCGCGTGTCGGGAATGCAACCTCCGTCACCATACGATGTTGCATGGGGCTCCTCAGCTTCGTGAAACTTTTGGACGCTATACGCCACCGCCGGTAGAGTTACCGTACCACCGATCTTCGGTTTTCATTCCTACAGCCCAGGTGGATATGATGGCTGAGGAGTCTGAGGACTGGGCCAGTGTAAGGGTGTTGTTATGCCAAGCTGCCACCCATACCCGAGTCGCTGCATCGACCGTCACCCGGCTTCGCATCCCAACAAGGGAAAAGGATGGTCGTACGTTTGCCACCATTAGATTACGCGCACGACGCTATGGAAGTCGGCTGGTATACAAACTTAAAGCATTGGTGACCCGCGACCTGCCCAGACGCCCATACTCAGACCCCATCCTTGAGGACCCAGCCACAAATATGGAGGCTCATGAACTGGCAGATATAGATCCCAGAGGCAACGAGTCAATTGACGTCGAAGTGGGCGCAAGTGCGTATGCCTACCTGCGGCGAGATGGAGTCGTACAGACGGGCCTGGGAAGAGTTTTTGCCCAACTCACCGATTGGGGCTATGTTTTCGTGGGGCCCGTCAGTAGTCCAACCGAAGTCAGCAACCAATAA